A genomic window from Nocardioides rotundus includes:
- a CDS encoding sugar ABC transporter substrate-binding protein yields MNQSLHTLRACGVLAATSALILSGCGSNDTGSGSGDNKNVAAVIKGLDNPFFQAMEDGIKDQAKTSGVRATVQAAQSITDTTGQADKLVALAGQDFGCFVVNPISGTNLVQGLARVAAQDVPIVNIDSPVDADAAKEAGLELDTYIGTDNTDAGSKAGAEMVKAVDQGKVAVIGGIAGDVTSGARVDGFTKAVEGKLDVIQTTAADWERQKALTAASAIMDKNPDIKGFFAANDDMGLGIVQAVKNAGKIGEVTVISVDGTENALQAVKAGTLHATVAQYPYAIGQLGIQACEKAMAGEDLPAEVVSPTAVVTQQNADQAIAKFPAPFQPFDNPLQ; encoded by the coding sequence ATGAACCAGTCTCTGCACACTCTCCGCGCCTGCGGCGTCCTCGCCGCCACCAGCGCGCTCATCCTCTCCGGCTGCGGATCGAACGACACCGGCTCCGGCTCGGGCGACAACAAGAACGTCGCCGCGGTGATCAAGGGACTGGACAACCCCTTCTTCCAGGCCATGGAGGACGGCATCAAGGACCAGGCCAAGACCAGCGGCGTGCGGGCCACCGTGCAGGCGGCTCAGTCGATCACCGACACCACGGGTCAGGCGGACAAGCTGGTCGCCCTCGCCGGTCAGGACTTCGGCTGCTTCGTCGTCAACCCGATCTCGGGCACCAACCTGGTGCAGGGACTGGCCCGGGTCGCCGCCCAGGACGTTCCGATCGTCAACATCGACTCCCCGGTCGACGCTGACGCCGCAAAGGAGGCCGGCCTGGAGTTGGACACCTACATCGGCACGGACAACACCGACGCCGGCAGCAAGGCCGGCGCAGAGATGGTCAAGGCCGTCGACCAGGGCAAGGTCGCGGTCATCGGCGGCATCGCCGGTGACGTGACCAGCGGCGCCCGAGTCGACGGGTTCACCAAGGCGGTCGAGGGCAAGCTCGACGTCATCCAGACCACGGCTGCGGACTGGGAGCGGCAGAAGGCGCTCACCGCGGCGAGCGCGATCATGGACAAGAACCCCGACATCAAGGGCTTCTTCGCGGCGAACGACGACATGGGTCTGGGCATCGTCCAGGCCGTGAAGAACGCGGGGAAGATCGGCGAGGTCACGGTGATCAGCGTCGACGGCACCGAGAACGCCCTCCAGGCTGTGAAGGCTGGCACCCTGCACGCGACGGTGGCGCAGTACCCCTACGCCATCGGCCAGCTCGGCATCCAGGCCTGCGAGAAGGCGATGGCCGGCGAGGACCTGCCCGCGGAGGTGGTCTCCCCGACCGCGGTGGTGACCCAGCAGAACGCCGATCAGGCGATCGCCAAGTTCCCGGCCCCCTTCCAGCCGTTCGACAACCCGCTGCAGTGA
- a CDS encoding ABC transporter permease codes for MSTTNTSTDIAAASAPSNKRGLGERLGQISWPELAAPLALLLLVVGFGVADPGFLSTGNVSGMLQAASILIVLVIGQALVVGTAGIDLSVASTMTLAAVALGETFAAGAPILVCVLVALLAGTAVGLVNGLLIAKGRITDFIVKLGMLSAASGLALVLSDGKPTQVIDRFLLELTVGGFGMVTWAVLISFGLAALAHLLLFRTAFGVHLLAIGGNTRAARATGIRTDGMKIAAYAISGLCAGIAAVLLVGRVGAAEPASNTSFLLNSVAAVVLGGVSLFGGRATIASPVAGALLLTVLVNGLTRFGLSEFYQPLAVGVVVIAAAFLARFDR; via the coding sequence ATGAGCACCACGAACACCTCCACCGACATCGCGGCAGCCTCGGCGCCGTCGAACAAGCGCGGCCTGGGCGAGCGTCTCGGCCAGATCTCCTGGCCCGAACTGGCCGCACCACTGGCCCTGTTGCTGCTCGTGGTCGGATTCGGCGTCGCCGATCCGGGGTTCCTGTCGACCGGCAACGTCTCGGGAATGCTGCAGGCGGCCTCGATCCTGATCGTGTTGGTGATCGGGCAGGCGCTGGTCGTTGGTACGGCGGGCATCGACCTCTCGGTCGCCTCAACGATGACCCTGGCCGCGGTCGCGCTCGGTGAGACGTTCGCCGCGGGAGCGCCGATCCTGGTGTGCGTCCTGGTAGCACTGCTCGCCGGCACAGCGGTCGGCCTGGTCAACGGCCTGCTGATCGCCAAGGGCCGGATCACCGACTTCATCGTCAAGCTGGGCATGCTGTCGGCCGCCTCCGGCCTTGCGCTGGTGCTCTCCGACGGCAAGCCCACCCAGGTCATCGACCGGTTCCTCTTGGAGTTGACCGTGGGTGGCTTCGGCATGGTCACCTGGGCGGTCCTGATCTCCTTCGGCTTGGCGGCGCTGGCCCACTTGCTGCTCTTCCGCACCGCCTTCGGCGTCCACCTGTTGGCGATCGGCGGCAACACCCGCGCCGCGCGGGCCACCGGCATCCGCACCGACGGCATGAAGATCGCGGCGTACGCGATCTCGGGACTGTGCGCCGGCATCGCGGCCGTGCTGTTGGTCGGCCGAGTCGGTGCCGCGGAGCCGGCGAGCAACACCAGCTTCCTGCTGAACTCGGTGGCCGCCGTCGTCCTGGGCGGAGTCAGCCTCTTCGGAGGTCGCGCCACCATCGCCAGTCCGGTTGCCGGCGCCCTACTGCTGACCGTCCTGGTCAACGGGCTCACCCGGTTCGGGCTGTCCGAGTTCTATCAACCCCTGGCGGTGGGCGTGGTCGTCATCGCCGCCGCGTTCCTGGCGAGGTTCGACCGATGA